The stretch of DNA CTGAGCGTGCCGTGGCTGAGCCGGTAGGTGCGCGAGTCGCCGATGTTCAGGACCAGCCAGTAGGCAACGCCCAGTTGTTCCACCACCACGACGCCGGAGAGCGTGGTCCCGGCGAGGGATCCGGTGGCCTCGCGGATGCCCTCGTCCGCCGCGTACAGATATTGCTGGACGACGCCGGCGGTGGCGTCCCGGCCCCCGCCGGCCAGCTGGGGGATCCCGGCGAGGGTGCGCACGCAGATGCCGCTGGCCACCTCCCCTGCCTCGTGCCCGCCCATGCCGTCCGCGACGGCGAAGACGGGATCGGCGGCGATGAAGGAATCCTCGTTCGTCTCACGGCGCAGGCCCCGGTCCGTGCCGTACCCGCAGCGCAGCCGCAGTCCCTGCTTCCCTTGCGGAGCAGGGATGGGGGCGTCCGGCTCTGGATTCATGACAGTCCTAGCTAAGGCATCGCTGGCGAAAACTACGGCGGTCCGGGGCCCTGCCGGGCTGCAACCGCCGGTCCGACTATTGCATACGGGCCTGCAGGTGGGAAGCCCGGGCCTCAGTCCAGGACGAGGCCCCGGCCGCGGCCGCGCAGGAGCTGCACCGGATGGATCTCGCCGAAGCCGCGGACGTCCTCGGCCGGGCGCGGCACCAGGACGAAGCGTTCGTCCTGGTCCAGGGCAGCCGCGGTCATGGAGTCCACCAGCACCGTTCCCGGGTCCGCCAGCGCGGTGAGCCGTGCGGCGAGGTTGACGGTCGGCCCGTAAATGTCCCCCAGCCGGGAGAGGATGCGGCCCCACACCATGGCGACCCGGGCTTCCGGCAGGATCTCATCCTCCGTGAAGGCCTGGCACAGGGCCAGCGAGATCTCGGCGCCGGCCGCGGGGGTCTCGGCAATGTACAGGACCTCATCGCCCACCGTCTTCACGAGCCGGCCGCCGCCGACGGAAATGATCTCGGCGCACTTGTTCTCGAAGCGCTGCACGAGCTGGGCAAGCGTTTTTTCGTTCATGCGCCGGGACAGGCTCGTGTAGGAGACCAGGTCCGCGAAGCCGACGGCGCGGGCGAGCGGCAGCGGGGCATCGTCCTCGTCGCCTTCGCGGCCTTCCTCGCTGGACGCCAGCCCGGCCTCGGCGCGCAGGGCCAGCCGCTGGACCCCGGCGTTGAGCTGGCGGCGCCAGGAGTAGACGAGCATTTCCTCAAGGGCGTCCACAAGGGACGGCAGTTCGCTCACCAGCCGCTTGCGGGCCACCGCATCGGTGACGCCCTGCTTCTGCACCATGTCTTCAACGAGGGCTTCGATCTGCCACACCACCATGCGGTCGGTCATCTGGCCGATGGAGCGGGTGACGGAAATCGCGGCTTCCTCGGTCAGTTTGCCCGCCCGCACCAGGTCCACCACGGTGTTCAGCGCCGCCTGGTCCCGCTCGGTGAAGGCGACGTCTTCATCCCCGAAGTTGGGGAAGCCCAGGGCGCGCCAGAGTTTCCGGGCGGACAGAAGGGAGAGCCCGGCGCCCGCGGCGACTTCCCGACGGCGGAGCTTGCGTTCGCCGCCGAGCAGCCGGGTTTCCAGGGCCTTGGCGGCGAGGCGTTCGGCAAGCCGCTCAGCGGAGACGGTGCCGGTCCGCGGGGCATCGGTGTCAAACACGGCTGCTTCGAGAGCGGCGGCGTCGACGACGGCGTCAGCGTCCTGCGACGGCTCCCCGGCCACGAGTCCGGTCTCTTGGTGGACGTTCTCAGCGTTCATCTCTTCCACCTTCTCTCGTCTCCCACGGCCAGGCCCCCTCGGGGTGATGCATCATGCCTTCGGCCCCAGGCGTCCCGCCCGGTGGCAGGCCGTCGATGGCATCCAGTACGAAGTTTCGGAACGTCGCGGCCTCCGGGACGTCGGGGACCACCGTGCTGGAGGGGTGTCCGGTATCCAAGGATATATTCCCGGACCGCAATGCGCGTTGAAGCAACGACTGCTCAATAAGCACATTACGGACAGCGGCCAAAGAAACCTGCTGATCGCGCCGCCGGAGCATGCCGTAACGGGCAACCAAGCGCTGGCTGGTCAGGGTGTAGCGGGTGGCATGCCACCTCAGCACGCGCGGCAGGCAGTAGCCCAGCAGTACCCACGCCGCCAGCGCCACGCAGACCGCGACAAGCCAGGCCGTCCAGTCCTTCGTGACGAGCGGGACCAGCTTGCCGGGGCCACCTTTCACAATCCAGGCGCTGGCATAGGCGGCCAGGGCGGGAACCACAACGAACAACAGCGCCGGAACAATCAGCGTCCGGGGCTGGGGCCGGGTCACCACAATCACTTGCTCTCCCGGCAGGAGCTCTTTACGCATAGCCGCTCTCGGCGCCGCCGGCATCCGATCCGGCTGCATCGTCCCCGGCATCTGATCCGGTGCCCGGTGGGGTCCAGGGGCGCAGGTGCACCACATCACCGGCGGTCACCACGTGCTCATGGCCGGCTGCGTCGACCACCATGAGGGAGCCGTACTCATCCAGCCGCGAGGCGTGGCCGATGATTTCATGGTCGCCGGGGAGCTGCGCGCGGACCTGCTTGCCGAGGGTGCTGAGCAGGTGCTCCACCCGCTTGTGCAGCGAGGGGCCGCCGGCCATGCCGGCGGCCGGGTCGCCGTCGGCGTTGCAGAAGCTCCGGTAGAGGGCGGCGAAGCGGGACAGATAGCTCTTCAACAGTGCCGTGCGGTTCACGGTGGCCGGATTTTCCAGCAGCACGGAGGTGGCGGTGGGAACCGGCAGTTCGGCCTCCGTGAGGGTCACGTTGAGCCCGGTGCCGAGTACCACGGGCGGCACCGCACCGTCACCCAGGGGGCCGAGCTGGGCGAGGATCCCGGCGATCTTCCTGCCGCGCACCAGGACGTCGTTGGGCCACTTGAGCTCGGCCGGAATGCCCGCGGTTTCGAGCAGCGCCTCGCGCAGTGCCAGCGCCGCGAGCAGCGAGAGCCAGGAGTAGCTCTGGGTCGGCAACGGCCGTCCCTCGGCGTTGACCGGCCGGAGCACGATCGAGACGGAGAGGGAACTGCGGGCCGGTGCTTCCCAGCGGCGGTCCAGCCGGCCGCGGGCGGCGCTCTGGTATTCGGCGGCAAGCACGGAGAGGTCGGGCCACGCATCCGGATCCTCGGTCACGCCGCGCAGCAGGTCCGCGTTGGTGGACCCGGTGGACTCCACGACGGCCAGTTGCGGGATGCCGTTGGCGGAGAGGAACGCCCCGTCGCACAGGGCATTCTGGTCCAACGGCGGGCGGTCCGGGGTTTCCTGTGCGGCTTCCATGCTTGAATCCTACCGAGTTACCACCCCTCCGGCTCCGGCCCGGTCCGCGGAAGCTCCCCGCCTTTGGCCGGCAGCTCCGGCGGGTCGGCCGGACATGCCGGGGATTTTCGGCCCCGGGTCCTCAAACGCGGGGAAGTTCCGCAGGCCAGGCGGCTGAAAACAGTCAGCAAGTTCAGAGGAAAATGTCAGGGACCAGCCGGTCCTCCGGCACCCCGGGGCTGTACGGGGTGAAGTCCGTGACGCCGGCCGCGGCGAGGACCTGCTCATCGGTGTAGAAGTTCCCGCTCCGGCTGCCCGAATCCGGAACCGCGTTGCTTCCGGTCAGCACGGCGTGGGCCGCGTCGGCCATGATCCCGGAACCACGGGCGCCCTTGACGATCATCTCGCCGCCCGGCATGTTCCGGATCGCGGCGGTGTCGACCAGGGTGCAGGGCCAGAGCGAGTTCACCCGGATGCCGTCCTCCTTGAGCTCCTCGGCCAGCCCCAGGGTGGTCAGGCTCATGCCGTACTTCGCCATGGTGTACGCCAGGTGCAGGCCTGCCCATTTGGGATCCAGGTTCAGCGGTGGGGAGAGCGTCAGGATCTGCCCGGCGTCGGATTCGCGCAGTGCCGGCAGGGCGAGCTTGGAGAGCAGGAAGGTGCCGCGGACGTTGATGTCCTGCATCAGGTCGTAGCGCTTCATGTCCACGGCGTCGGTCCTGGACAGGTCGATGGCGGAGGCGTTGTTGATGACGATGTCGATCCCGCCGAAGCGTCCGACGGCGGCGGCAACCGCACCGGCGACGTCGTCGTCATCGCGCACATCCCCCACGAGGGGCAGCGCCTCGCCGCCGGCGGCCCGGATCTGTTCGGCAGCGGAGTGGACCGTGCCTTCCAGCCTGGCGTGCGGCTGG from Arthrobacter sp. PAMC25564 encodes:
- a CDS encoding PH domain-containing protein, which gives rise to MRKELLPGEQVIVVTRPQPRTLIVPALLFVVVPALAAYASAWIVKGGPGKLVPLVTKDWTAWLVAVCVALAAWVLLGYCLPRVLRWHATRYTLTSQRLVARYGMLRRRDQQVSLAAVRNVLIEQSLLQRALRSGNISLDTGHPSSTVVPDVPEAATFRNFVLDAIDGLPPGGTPGAEGMMHHPEGAWPWETREGGRDER
- a CDS encoding NAD(P)-dependent oxidoreductase; this encodes MTSSNDASGPVSGPYQPAGSLRGRTILISGGSRGIGLAIATRAARDGANIVLMAKTGQPHARLEGTVHSAAEQIRAAGGEALPLVGDVRDDDDVAGAVAAAVGRFGGIDIVINNASAIDLSRTDAVDMKRYDLMQDINVRGTFLLSKLALPALRESDAGQILTLSPPLNLDPKWAGLHLAYTMAKYGMSLTTLGLAEELKEDGIRVNSLWPCTLVDTAAIRNMPGGEMIVKGARGSGIMADAAHAVLTGSNAVPDSGSRSGNFYTDEQVLAAAGVTDFTPYSPGVPEDRLVPDIFL
- a CDS encoding adenylate/guanylate cyclase domain-containing protein, with amino-acid sequence MNAENVHQETGLVAGEPSQDADAVVDAAALEAAVFDTDAPRTGTVSAERLAERLAAKALETRLLGGERKLRRREVAAGAGLSLLSARKLWRALGFPNFGDEDVAFTERDQAALNTVVDLVRAGKLTEEAAISVTRSIGQMTDRMVVWQIEALVEDMVQKQGVTDAVARKRLVSELPSLVDALEEMLVYSWRRQLNAGVQRLALRAEAGLASSEEGREGDEDDAPLPLARAVGFADLVSYTSLSRRMNEKTLAQLVQRFENKCAEIISVGGGRLVKTVGDEVLYIAETPAAGAEISLALCQAFTEDEILPEARVAMVWGRILSRLGDIYGPTVNLAARLTALADPGTVLVDSMTAAALDQDERFVLVPRPAEDVRGFGEIHPVQLLRGRGRGLVLD
- a CDS encoding protein phosphatase 2C domain-containing protein; translation: MNPEPDAPIPAPQGKQGLRLRCGYGTDRGLRRETNEDSFIAADPVFAVADGMGGHEAGEVASGICVRTLAGIPQLAGGGRDATAGVVQQYLYAADEGIREATGSLAGTTLSGVVVVEQLGVAYWLVLNIGDSRTYRLSHGTLSQVSVDHSEVQELVDAGQITRAQAAVHPRRHVVTRALGSGDETEADFWLLPIEDGDRMLVCSDGLNGELDDDRIARILTSEADPQQAVDELIQAALRSGGRDNVTAIVVDAGLDAGPAAG
- a CDS encoding biotin--[acetyl-CoA-carboxylase] ligase; its protein translation is MEAAQETPDRPPLDQNALCDGAFLSANGIPQLAVVESTGSTNADLLRGVTEDPDAWPDLSVLAAEYQSAARGRLDRRWEAPARSSLSVSIVLRPVNAEGRPLPTQSYSWLSLLAALALREALLETAGIPAELKWPNDVLVRGRKIAGILAQLGPLGDGAVPPVVLGTGLNVTLTEAELPVPTATSVLLENPATVNRTALLKSYLSRFAALYRSFCNADGDPAAGMAGGPSLHKRVEHLLSTLGKQVRAQLPGDHEIIGHASRLDEYGSLMVVDAAGHEHVVTAGDVVHLRPWTPPGTGSDAGDDAAGSDAGGAESGYA